GCTCTTCCAGGATCTGGATCCAGGCCTTCTGGATGACGTAGTTGGTGCTGACGTAAGCCTGAACGAGCAGCGGGTTGATCGCCGCGCCTGCATCATTCAGTTTCGCCTGGATGACGACGGTGTAGTCATCAGATGCGACGATGTCTTCGATATAGTCAACGTTGGCTGCCGCCGTCGGGGTGTTGTACTTGACGTGGGCTTCCCAGGTGTAGGCGACGTCTTCCGCCGTCAGCGGGGTGTCATCGCTCCAATGGGCGGCTGGATTGATGCTGAAGCTGAGTTCGGTACGGCTGTCGTTCCATGCGTACGGACCTTCAGCCAGCAGCGGATAGACCTGCCCGTCGAGCATGTTGTACAGGTAGGGCGTTTCAAACATGAGGACACGGGCGTTGTCCTGCTGCGCAATAGTCATGGCGTTGTTGTTGTTGTTCGAGAACGGATTCCAGCCGACAACGGAACCCCACTGCTGCCCGTTGAAGTACAGGGTTTCATTGCGTGGCAGAGTTTCCTGGGCAACTGAAGGAGATGGTGTTGCGGTTGCTACCAAGGCGACGACAAGTACAACGGCGATAATCAAACGGTTAAGCTTCATTGCAATCACACTCCTGGAGATATAAGTAACGTTTTAATTGAGATCCGGCGTCTTGCCGGTAATGATTAGTTCTCGTACAGCGACCACCTCCCTCCGGCCTGGACGCGATAGAGTCATAATTCGGTATGAACTCACAAGCCAATCGAACAACAATCAACTTTGTGATTTATATAGATCCGAGGAAATGCTCGATCGGTTGTCCTTCCCCAATAATGTTCCTGAAGCATGGGTGTTGAAAATGATGAGAGATGATGTCTGAGTTATAAAGGTCCCACCGTCACGCACGAGTCACGCACGATTAATTGGGTGGGCAGCGTCACCTGATGGGGACCGCTGCCAGGATCTTCAATCAAATCGAGCAGGATGGATGCTGCCATTTGACCCTTCTCCTGCACGGGATGCCGCACAGTAGTGAGCCGGGGTCTGAGTTGGCTGGCGGTCGGTAAGTCGTCAAAACCAATCAGGGCAATATCATCCGGGACGCGGATGTGGATTTCGTGCAGTGCCTGTAAAACCCCGCGCGCGGTGATGTCGTTCGCTGCAAAAATTGCATCGACATGCTGTTCCACGAGCTGTTTCGCGCCCAGGTACCCAGCATTGTGCGAGAAATTACCCTCGACAATGAGCGTCTGGTCGACGGGAAGACCGGCAGTAGCCAGTGCACGCTCGTATCCTCGGACCCGGTCCACGCCGTCAGCTATGCCCAGGTTGCCGGTAATGTGCCCGATACGTCGTCGTCCGAGCGCGATCAGATGAGTCACGGCGTTGTACGCCGACGCCTCGTTATCAATCGAAACGAAGCTGATTTGATCGAGATGATAGCTCGGACGCTCGACCATGACAAAGGGTATGCCACTTTCGAGAAAGTACTCGATGAGCGGCTCGTCCCGCGTGGCCGAAGCGATAACGACGCCGTCCATCAGGCGATTAGTCACAATACGCCGGTAGAAAGTATGATGCTCTTCTTCGCTTTGAAGTAGCCACAGCATCATGGCGTGATCGCGCTTGCTGGTCGTCATGGAAATACCTTGCAGCAGCGTAGGAAAATAGAAGGTATCTTCGAAGAAAGTGAGGGGCGCTAATGGGATTACCACACTGATTACCTGTGTGCGCCGGGTGACCAGTGCTCGCGCAGACGGATTAGGGGCGAAACCTTCTTGGGCAATGACCTTTAACACACGCTGACGTGTTCTCTCGCTGACCCCAGACGTATTGTTGATGATGCGAGATACAGTTGATCGTGAGACACCGGCTTTGGCCGCGATGTCCTCAAGACTCTGTGGTCGTTTGGTCAAAGTAGTCGTTGGTTTCACAGCTGCAACAACATTTTTATCGGACGCTTTTCTATATTTGGGAGCGCTCTCTAATTCTCTGACAGTATTATCGTCGGATCTTTAAAGGTTTGTCAAGCAAGAGGATCTGTTGTTTGATGCACGGCACTGAAACCAGGCCGGAATAATTCGAATCCGGGTAACGCGGGTGTCTGTTGGGCGCGGGAACGGAAAGAACGTGGGCCGTAGCTTCACAAGCCCAATTGCGACGCCAAGATGAATGCCACCCCCGTCCCCAGGCGACCGGAAGTGGTAGTGGTCGTGTCTGTTAGCGCTGAATTAATATACCACCTCGCGTCTCGTAAAATACGTCTTTTGGTGGATTACACCATCCCTCTCTTTTTGTATGATTATGGCATCAATAAAGAAGTACTCACTGCTGGAGTACGGAAGGTGGTCACCATGGTTATGCAAATCAATCCTGAAGCCGAACGGATTCGCGCTCAGGCCATCCTGCGCTCATTCACGGAATACGATAAGGCCGTTGAGCTGTTCGCGCCGCGCAATTCTCAGGCCGAAACGACTGAACCCGCAGCCAATACCACGCGTAGCAACGGCCCGTTCATCACGCGGGTTTTCAAGTCGATCAAGCGGAACCACCGTCCCGCAGTCGAGGACGCCGCTCAGCAACCCGCGTATTCGCCTCGACCGGTCACGACGTCTGGCTGCTCGTAGCGATCGTCTACGGCAGTAGATTGCACACCTGGAGATTTGTAGTTGGCCAACGCCCACAGCGCAACAGACTGTGGGCGTTTGTCATGTTGAGGGCGTCACCACCAGCGCGAGAATCAGGCGCTGAACCGCTTAACATTACCGGTCGGCGTCAAGGCCGGAACTCTGCCGGGCGCTGTGCAATGCCCATCGCCACACGCTGGCAATCAACGCCTCACGTACGAGCAGCGTCCCGCCGGTGCATAGCGCAGCATGGCTCAGTTCCATCTGGGAAATATAGGCTGCCGTGGGTCCCAGGGTGGCAACCGATAAAATGCGCGTGGTGTTCAGTCGCCAGACTTCCCCGTGTTCAAGAGTCAAAAACGCTTCTGCAGCCGCAATCTCAACCACCCAAATAACCAGGACCACGGCGATCGCGGTGAGCAGCGCCGCGCGGATCGAACGGGCGGTGGTGCCCGCTGCCAGCGCGGCCACGGCCAGCAAAGCGTAATGCTGCATCCGGTCAAAAATAAATAACAGGCTGCCCAAAACGGGTGTGATAAGCAGAACGCCCCACAGACCAAGACTATACCAACCGCTGGTTCGCGATAAGCTCTCTGGAATCAGCGCCACACTGGTGATTCCTACGACTGCCGAGGCACACATCAACAGCATGCTGATCGCGTAGGTCAGAAACCGGATATGCCATAACGCCCCGCCAGCCTTTCCGAGCAAAACCGTCCGCATGTCATAGGGGACAGCTAACAAAAACTCCCATCTCGACTTCGTGCGCTCCTCCACGACAACCGGTCCCAGGGTCAGGGCGAGCGCCAGCGCAAAAATCAGCAGGGGAGGCACGAAAAAGAAGAGGATATGACGGGCGTAAAGGATGCCTACGATCCCCAAAAACAGACCGATCAGCAGCCAGGCCGCACGAAAACGCGTAATTCGCCGTAAAACGTCGCGCCACACCGGCTCGTGGTTCGCGTCGCGTACAAAGATGGCATTGTCGGAAGCGCCCCACCCCAAAAATGCATAAACGAACAGCTTCCAGGTAACCATTGGCCTATTCATTCCGTCCGGATACGGGGTGAGGGCTAGCCGGTCAATCGTTTCTCGGTTGGGTCTACGCGGTGAGGCTGCAGCGGCTACTTCATATTATTGTGCCATCTGCCCTTGATTGCTACTGAGTGGCGTTCAAACCGCGCGCATTTGAACGGTAGCGCCTCTCTTTATCAAACGAAAAAGCGATACCGAGAAGCCTCGATACCGCTTTGGCGTTGGAGGTAAAAGGGAACTGAATGTCGCTTACCGCGATTTTACGGTCAGCATATCCGGCCTCAGTGGAACGTTCGCGTTGGTGACCGTGATCGTGCGCTGCTCGCCCGGTTCCAGGTCGAAGTAGTTGTCGCTGAACGCGGTGCCTTCATGCGGCACGCTCAGGTTCACGAAATACGCATATTTGTCGGCGCTGATGTGGACGTTCAGCGTGTGCTCGTCCACCGCCTCGACCGTCACCGAGACAGGCAGCGCGTCGCGCTGAAGGTCCATGATCGGCACGAAGAAGTGGCGGTTGGCCGGGAACAGCCCGCTTGCCGACTGCACGCTGAGGTAGCGATCCGGCCCGGCGGCGAGATTCTCGGCGGCCAGCCGGACCACGCACGCGCTGCTGTTCGGCTCTAGCGACACCGCTTCTTCACGCTGCCAGAATGTCTGCCCGTCGAAAGCGCGCAGGCGGATGGTCACGGTGTCGTCCAGCGCGGCCAGCCGGTCGTTGGTGATCCACAGCTCCACGCTGCCGTCGTCCAGCGCCTTGAACGAGGCCAGCACCGGGGCGTAAACGCGCTTGGCGTAGAAGTAGCCCGCCTTGCCGAAGCCGTAGTAGTCCACCACACTCCAGCTCAGCACCGGCCAGCAGTCGTTCAACTGCCAGAACAGCGTGCCGGAACAGTGCGGCTTGCGGCGGCGGAAGTGCTCGATCCCGAACTTCAGCCCTTCGGCCTGCGCGATCATGCTGAAGTCGATGTACTCGTCCAGATCCTTGGGCACCCCGGTGACGCCTTCCATCAGCCGGTCGCCCTTGTTCTTGGGGTTGTCCTTGTTGTGGTGGTCCATCGACGGACTGTGGTGGTAAAGCTGGTCGGCGGGGATGTTGCGGCGCAGCGTCTCGAAGACCGGCGCGGCGTGCATCCCGAACTCGCTGACGAAGCGCGCGGTGTCGTTCGCGTAGCGGCGGTAGGAGACACCTTCGGCGCTGTAATCGACCTTCGGCTCCTCGCCAAACTTACGCGGGCTGGCACCGTGCCACACGTCCCAGTTGTGGCGGTCGCCGTCCGTCATGCTGTTGTGATCGTTGCCGCCGTAGGGGCTGCCGGGCCAGTAGGGGATCTGCCCGTCCAGCTCGGCGCAGGCGCGCGGCAGGATCTCGTCGTAGTAGAGCGAGCCGGGGATATACGCCAGGTGCTTCTGCCAGAAGACCTGATCGAAGATCCACTGGTTTTCGTTGTTGCCGCACCACACCGCCATACACGGGTGCGAGCGCAGGCGGGCGACCTGATAGCGGGCTTCGGCCTCGACCTCCGACACGAACTCCGGCTCGTCTTCGGGGTAGAGGGCGCAGGCGAACATGAAGTCCTGCCAGATCAGCAGGCCCATCCGGTCGCACAGGTCGTAAAACACGTCGTGCTCGTAGATGCCGCCGCCCCAGACGCGCAGCATGTTCATGTGGGCATCGCACGCGGTGCTCAGCAGGGATTCGTACCGCTCGGACGGAATTGTGCCGACGAAGGAGTCCGCCGGAATCCAGTCTGCGCCCTTGGCAAAAAGCGGCACGCCGTTAAGCACGAAGCGGAAGAAGCGCGTGCCCGGCTCGGCGGGGTCGGGCGACTGGTCCAGCTCGATGGTGCGGATGCCGACCTGCTGGGCGTGTTGGTCCAGCTCGACGCCGTCCTGCGCCAGCGTGACCTGAAGCGCATACAGCGCAGGCTCACCGAGGTCATGCGTCCACCACAGCGCGGCGTCTTCGACCGTCAGGTAGGCCGTGCCGCTAACGCGCTCGCCCTCACCGTGCAGCGGGATCGTCGCGGTAACGGGCGACGCGCCTGCGCGGTCCAGCCGGACGCTGGCCGCCAGCGCGCCCTGCGCGGCGAAACGGTCGGCCTCGACCCGCACGGCGACGACGGCACGGTTCTGGTCGCGGTCGATTTCGAGCGTGTAGAAGTGCACCCCCGCGATCGCGGCGCGGGACTCGCGGCGCAGCTCGACCGGACGCCAGATGCCTACTTCCGGCAGGCGTGGACCCCAGTCCCAACCGTAGCTGAACTGGGCTTTGCGCATGAAGACGCGCGGCTCGTGTTTCCACTGCCATTCCGTCTTGAACTGCTCGAAGCCTTCGGTGTGGGCCAGCGGGCGATCGAAGCACAGCGCGAGGGTGTTGGGCTGGTTGGGCAGCAGCCTGTCGCTGACGTCGAACGCCGCCTCGCGGAACATGTTCTGGTGCTGGCCCAGTTTCTCGCCGTTGAGCCAGATGGTTACAAACGTGTCCAGCCCGTGAAAGATCAGGCGCCACCGCTCGCCCGCCGCCAGCGGCTCCGCCGGGCCGTCGAACGTCAGGCGGTACCACCACTCACGATCCTCGATCCAGGCGCACTGTTCTTCGTTCCGGTCGTAAAACGGGTCTTCGATGCGCCCGGCAGCGATGAGCGCGGGATGGACGCCGCCCGGCACATCGACCGGCAGCCACGCGTTGTCATCAAAACTGACCTGAAATGCCCCGGCGTCCAGTCCTTCGCCGGGGGCAAAATCATTCAACTTCCAGGGGGACGATAAAAACACGCTGGGCATCAACCTAACACCTTTCCGTTTATTCTAAAATAACCCATTCTTCACGCGATTATGACGCATGCCGGGCCGGACGCAAATCCTATAGCGCCCCGGCAGAGGGGCACACAAAGAAGCCGAATCCTGACTTCGTGGGAAGCA
This sequence is a window from Aggregatilinea lenta. Protein-coding genes within it:
- a CDS encoding LacI family DNA-binding transcriptional regulator; translated protein: MTKRPQSLEDIAAKAGVSRSTVSRIINNTSGVSERTRQRVLKVIAQEGFAPNPSARALVTRRTQVISVVIPLAPLTFFEDTFYFPTLLQGISMTTSKRDHAMMLWLLQSEEEHHTFYRRIVTNRLMDGVVIASATRDEPLIEYFLESGIPFVMVERPSYHLDQISFVSIDNEASAYNAVTHLIALGRRRIGHITGNLGIADGVDRVRGYERALATAGLPVDQTLIVEGNFSHNAGYLGAKQLVEQHVDAIFAANDITARGVLQALHEIHIRVPDDIALIGFDDLPTASQLRPRLTTVRHPVQEKGQMAASILLDLIEDPGSGPHQVTLPTQLIVRDSCVTVGPL
- a CDS encoding beta-mannosidase — protein: MPSVFLSSPWKLNDFAPGEGLDAGAFQVSFDDNAWLPVDVPGGVHPALIAAGRIEDPFYDRNEEQCAWIEDREWWYRLTFDGPAEPLAAGERWRLIFHGLDTFVTIWLNGEKLGQHQNMFREAAFDVSDRLLPNQPNTLALCFDRPLAHTEGFEQFKTEWQWKHEPRVFMRKAQFSYGWDWGPRLPEVGIWRPVELRRESRAAIAGVHFYTLEIDRDQNRAVVAVRVEADRFAAQGALAASVRLDRAGASPVTATIPLHGEGERVSGTAYLTVEDAALWWTHDLGEPALYALQVTLAQDGVELDQHAQQVGIRTIELDQSPDPAEPGTRFFRFVLNGVPLFAKGADWIPADSFVGTIPSERYESLLSTACDAHMNMLRVWGGGIYEHDVFYDLCDRMGLLIWQDFMFACALYPEDEPEFVSEVEAEARYQVARLRSHPCMAVWCGNNENQWIFDQVFWQKHLAYIPGSLYYDEILPRACAELDGQIPYWPGSPYGGNDHNSMTDGDRHNWDVWHGASPRKFGEEPKVDYSAEGVSYRRYANDTARFVSEFGMHAAPVFETLRRNIPADQLYHHSPSMDHHNKDNPKNKGDRLMEGVTGVPKDLDEYIDFSMIAQAEGLKFGIEHFRRRKPHCSGTLFWQLNDCWPVLSWSVVDYYGFGKAGYFYAKRVYAPVLASFKALDDGSVELWITNDRLAALDDTVTIRLRAFDGQTFWQREEAVSLEPNSSACVVRLAAENLAAGPDRYLSVQSASGLFPANRHFFVPIMDLQRDALPVSVTVEAVDEHTLNVHISADKYAYFVNLSVPHEGTAFSDNYFDLEPGEQRTITVTNANVPLRPDMLTVKSR